From the Debaryomyces hansenii CBS767 chromosome F complete sequence genome, the window TTATATGTTCTACGCCAGAAAGGGTTTGTAAGCTACAACTCTATCCACATTAAGTAATACTTAACGGTAATTACATAAGTCTAACCTTGTATATATACATGTATATTTTtgtcaaataaaatataattgaataatatcttcatcactaCATTTAGTTCTCGTTcgcaaaatatttttgactAAAATTTGGTCTCAAGGCAGACTGAAAATAGATGCCTAGGATCTCACCTAAACTTGTTAAACAAGCACTCAGAGATTCTAGATTACTACCTCCATTGCTTCGAGCAAATCCAAATTTGGAACAAGCaaaattggaattaaaatggattaaaaatgaattaccAAAAAGTCAATGGCATGATGCTATTCGCAGAAGATCAAAATTGGAACCTTTACAATATATCCTTGGGTCACAACCATTTGGAGCATTAGATATACTATGTCGACGAAACGTATTAATTCCAAGATGGGAAACTGAAGAGTGGGTAATGAGAATATCTGCTTTAGTACGAAAGTATCATTCACAAGCAGACGGACAATTGAAGATTCTAGATGTCTGCACTGGATCTGGATGCATACcgttattattgaattatgaATTATCCGAAGTTCAAAACATACCTCTAAAAGTACATGGTTGtgatatttcaaaagagGCTGTCGACCTATCTATgacaaatttgaaaaagtatGAAGAGAACTACCCACTGAGTTCCCacaatattg encodes:
- a CDS encoding DEHA2F21010p (similar to uniprot|P53944 Saccharomyces cerevisiae YNL063W MTQ1); amino-acid sequence: MPRISPKLVKQALRDSRLLPPLLRANPNLEQAKLELKWIKNELPKSQWHDAIRRRSKLEPLQYILGSQPFGALDILCRRNVLIPRWETEEWVMRISALVRKYHSQADGQLKILDVCTGSGCIPLLLNYELSEVQNIPLKVHGCDISKEAVDLSMTNLKKYEENYPSSSHNIEFSKEDIFDENLLQNILLDKKLSLVTSNPPYIPIHDFNSPVLINGIEKSVRQYEPSIALVGENEFYEALVRNVILKSNPEGFVFEVGYIEQVEFVANMLAQKSYWSCGMMKDSSGNVRCVVGWMKGSKMQSLQEVCEVIY